In a single window of the Littorina saxatilis isolate snail1 linkage group LG3, US_GU_Lsax_2.0, whole genome shotgun sequence genome:
- the LOC138961068 gene encoding CD5 antigen-like, translating to MCMGTEKDIFHCPGALMADVNMECRHDNDVSIDCEPMKPRTARIDSALKVIAARLSGGSRPTKGRLEVQVNNSTWGTVCDDHFDTKDAIVACRMLNMIKGFEPVLVKDYNSTGQRGPVLLDDLYCSGVENDLDLCKHRPVGHHSCNHYEDVGIDCQPAGLNVKTSP from the exons ATGTGCATGGGAACGGAGAAGGACATCTTCCATTGCCCCGGCGCTCTCATGGCTGACGTCAACATGGAATGTCGTCACGACAATGACGTCAGCATCGACTGCGAGCCTATGAAACCAAGGACTGCACGTATAG ATTCCGCGCTAAAGGTGATAGCAGCCCGCCTGTCCGGGGGATCCAGACCCACGAAGGGACGACTGGAGGTACAGGTTAACAACAGTACATGGGGAACTGTCTGTGACGACCATTTTGACACCAAAGACGCAATTGTTGCCTGCAGAATGCTGAACATGATTAAAGG ATTTGAACCTGTACTGGTCAAGGACTATAACTCCACTGGACAGAGAGGTCCTGTGCTTCTGGATGACCTTTACTGCAGTGGTGTCGAGAATGACCTTGACCTCTGCAAGCACCGGCCCGTGGGGCATCACAGCTGTAACCATTATGAGGACGTGGGCATTGACTGTCAGCCGGCTGGTCTCAACG tcaaaacatccccATAG
- the LOC138961389 gene encoding asialoglycoprotein receptor 2-like, giving the protein MLMSAESIQAQCPPDFMEHKGFCYFFSEEKLSMENATKKCQELDGHLLEIRDFEENTYVNQLIMTKTVESLWLGLKKDEQGDYIFDTDRRKPVYNKGTLPDIQDPEKECVKVTEDKQWLEEKCDMLLNYVCQKHGKIRARDYLP; this is encoded by the exons ATGTTAATGTCTGCAGAGAGCATCCAGGCCCAATGCCCCCCAGACTTCATGGAGCACAAAGGTTTCTGCTATTTCTTCAGCGAGGAAAAACTGTCAATGGAAAACGCTACG AAAAAGTGCCAAGAACTGGATGGCCACCTTCTGGAGATCAGAGATTTTGAAGAGAACACCTATGTCAACCAACTCATCATGACTAAAACAG TTGAATCCCTGTGGCTTGGGTTGAAGAAGGATGAACAAGGGGACTATATTTTCGACACGGACAGAAGGAAACCGGTTTACAACAAAGGGACTCTACCGGATATCCAGGACCCAGAAAAAGAGTGTGTCAAGGTCACTGAGGATAAGCAATGGTTGGAGGAAAAGTGCGACATGTTGTTGAACTACGTCTGCCAAAAACACGG AAAAATCAGAGCTCGTGACTACCTGCCCTAG